A region from the Streptomyces sp. 3214.6 genome encodes:
- a CDS encoding YlxR family protein: MSGRTHAGACPERTCVGCRKRAAKTELLRIVAIKDACVPDPRGTLPGRGAYLHPAPVCLDQAVRRRAFTRALRAPGALDTKVLRQYVEQTTVAEQATP, from the coding sequence GTGTCTGGCCGGACGCACGCCGGAGCATGCCCTGAACGCACCTGTGTGGGGTGCCGGAAGCGAGCGGCCAAGACGGAGCTGCTGCGCATCGTGGCGATCAAGGACGCATGCGTCCCCGATCCTCGCGGTACGCTGCCCGGCCGGGGTGCGTATCTGCACCCTGCCCCGGTCTGTCTCGACCAGGCGGTACGCCGCAGGGCGTTCACGAGGGCGTTGCGAGCCCCGGGAGCGCTCGACACAAAGGTGTTGCGCCAGTACGTCGAGCAGACGACCGTTGCCGAGCAGGCAACACCGTAA
- a CDS encoding proline--tRNA ligase has product MANAPVQRMSQLMAKTLRDDPADAEVLSHKLLVRAGYVRRTAAGIWSWLPLGMKVLRNVERIVREEMDAIGAQEVLLPALLPREPYEATGRWDEYGPELFRLQDRKGGDYLLGPTHEEIFTLLVKDQASSYKDLPVILYQIQNKYRDEARPRAGILRGREFLMKDSYSFDTEDEGLAHSYALHRQAYQRIFERLGLDYRICAATAGAMGGSKSEEFLAPAGAGEDTFADCPNCDFAANTEAITYGLKPVDAEGVAALEEIPTPDTPTIETLAAHLGVPASATLKNLLVKVDGEIVAVGVPGDREVDMGKVEAHFAPATVELVTAEDFVGRPDLVRGYVGPQGLGEKVTYIADPRVAPGTAWITGANNEGLHAKNVVAGRDFEAAEYVDVVVVQEGDPCPNCGTGLKLDRAIEIGHIFQLGRKYADALKLDVLGQNGKPVRVTMGSYGIGVTRAVAALAEQTADDKGLVWPAEVAPADVHVVAAGKALQTELALDVSEKLHAAGLRVLVDDRAGVSPGVKFTDSELMGVPKILVAGRRSAEGVLELKDRRTGEREELTVDEAIARLTA; this is encoded by the coding sequence ATGGCGAACGCACCGGTCCAGCGCATGTCCCAGTTGATGGCGAAGACGCTGCGCGACGACCCGGCCGACGCCGAGGTCCTGAGCCACAAGCTCCTCGTCCGCGCCGGCTACGTCCGCCGTACCGCGGCGGGCATCTGGAGCTGGCTGCCGCTCGGCATGAAGGTCCTGCGCAACGTGGAGCGGATCGTCCGTGAGGAGATGGACGCGATCGGCGCGCAGGAGGTGCTGCTCCCCGCCCTGCTGCCGCGCGAGCCCTACGAGGCCACCGGCCGCTGGGACGAGTACGGCCCGGAGCTGTTCCGCCTCCAGGACCGCAAGGGCGGCGACTACCTCCTCGGCCCCACCCACGAGGAGATCTTCACGCTGCTCGTGAAGGACCAGGCGTCCTCCTACAAGGACCTGCCGGTCATCCTCTACCAGATCCAGAACAAGTACCGTGACGAGGCCCGCCCGCGGGCCGGCATCCTGCGCGGCCGCGAGTTCCTGATGAAGGACTCCTACTCCTTCGACACCGAGGACGAGGGCCTCGCCCACTCCTACGCCCTGCACCGCCAGGCCTACCAGCGGATCTTCGAGCGCCTCGGCCTCGACTACCGCATCTGCGCCGCGACCGCGGGCGCGATGGGCGGCTCCAAGTCGGAGGAGTTCCTGGCCCCGGCCGGCGCGGGCGAGGACACCTTCGCGGACTGCCCGAACTGCGACTTCGCGGCGAACACCGAGGCGATCACCTACGGGTTGAAGCCGGTGGACGCCGAGGGCGTCGCCGCGCTCGAGGAGATCCCGACCCCCGACACCCCCACCATCGAGACCCTCGCCGCCCACCTCGGTGTACCCGCCTCGGCCACGCTCAAGAACCTTCTGGTGAAGGTGGACGGCGAGATCGTGGCCGTGGGCGTCCCCGGCGACCGTGAGGTCGACATGGGCAAGGTCGAGGCGCACTTCGCCCCGGCCACCGTCGAACTGGTCACCGCCGAGGACTTCGTGGGCCGCCCGGACCTGGTCCGCGGCTACGTCGGCCCGCAGGGCCTGGGCGAGAAGGTCACCTACATCGCGGACCCGCGTGTGGCCCCCGGCACGGCCTGGATCACCGGCGCCAACAACGAGGGCCTGCACGCGAAGAACGTCGTCGCGGGCCGTGACTTCGAGGCCGCCGAGTACGTCGACGTCGTCGTCGTCCAGGAGGGCGACCCCTGCCCGAACTGCGGCACCGGCCTGAAGCTGGACCGCGCCATCGAGATCGGCCACATCTTCCAGCTGGGCCGCAAGTACGCCGACGCCCTCAAGCTCGACGTCCTCGGCCAGAACGGCAAGCCGGTCCGCGTGACCATGGGCTCCTACGGCATCGGCGTCACCCGCGCGGTCGCCGCCCTCGCCGAGCAGACCGCCGACGACAAGGGTCTGGTCTGGCCCGCCGAGGTCGCCCCGGCCGACGTCCACGTCGTCGCCGCGGGCAAGGCCCTGCAGACGGAGCTGGCGCTGGACGTCTCCGAGAAGCTGCACGCGGCCGGTCTGCGCGTCCTGGTCGACGACCGGGCCGGCGTCTCCCCGGGCGTGAAGTTCACCGACTCCGAGCTGATGGGCGTGCCGAAGATCCTGGTGGCGGGCCGCCGTTCCGCCGAGGGCGTCCTGGAGCTGAAGGACCGCAGGACCGGCGAGCGCGAGGAGCTCACGGTGGACGAGGCAATCGCCCGTCTGACCGCGTGA
- the nusA gene encoding transcription termination factor NusA: MDIDMSALRGLVREKEISFDLLVEAIESALLIAYHRTEGSRRHARVELNRETGHVTVWAKEDPEDLEEGQEPRTFDDTPSDFGRIAATTAKQVILQRLRDAEDDATLGEYAGREGDIVTGVVQQGRDPKNVLVDIGKLEAILPVQEQVPGETYAHGLRLRSYVVRVAKGVRGPSVTLSRTHPNLVKKLFALEVPEIADGSVEIAAIAREAGHRTKIAVRSTRSGLNAKGACIGPMGGRVRNVMGELNGEKIDIVDWSDDPAEMVANALSPARVSKVEVVDLAARSARVTVPDYQLSLAIGKEGQNARLAARLTGWRIDIRPDTEQPAEQPGE; this comes from the coding sequence GTGGACATCGACATGAGTGCCCTGCGGGGCTTGGTTCGGGAGAAGGAGATCTCCTTCGACCTGCTGGTCGAGGCGATCGAGTCGGCCCTCCTCATCGCCTACCACCGCACCGAGGGAAGCCGCCGTCACGCGCGCGTGGAGCTCAACCGGGAGACCGGGCATGTGACCGTGTGGGCGAAAGAGGACCCCGAGGACCTCGAGGAGGGGCAGGAGCCCCGCACGTTCGACGACACTCCGTCCGACTTCGGCCGTATCGCCGCCACCACGGCCAAGCAGGTGATCCTGCAGCGCCTGCGCGACGCCGAGGACGACGCGACGCTCGGCGAGTACGCCGGCCGTGAGGGCGACATCGTCACGGGCGTGGTCCAGCAGGGCCGCGACCCGAAGAACGTCCTGGTGGACATCGGCAAGCTGGAGGCCATCCTGCCGGTGCAGGAACAGGTCCCCGGCGAGACGTACGCGCACGGCCTGCGCCTGCGGTCGTACGTCGTCCGGGTGGCGAAGGGCGTGCGCGGCCCGTCCGTGACGCTCTCGCGGACGCACCCCAATCTGGTGAAGAAGCTCTTCGCGCTGGAGGTGCCGGAGATCGCCGACGGTTCCGTCGAGATCGCCGCGATCGCACGCGAGGCCGGTCACCGTACGAAGATCGCCGTCAGGTCCACCCGTTCGGGTCTGAACGCCAAGGGCGCCTGCATCGGCCCCATGGGCGGCCGGGTGCGCAACGTCATGGGCGAGCTGAACGGCGAGAAGATCGACATCGTCGACTGGTCGGACGATCCGGCCGAGATGGTGGCGAACGCGCTGTCCCCGGCCCGGGTCTCCAAGGTCGAGGTCGTCGACCTCGCGGCCCGTTCCGCGCGCGTGACGGTGCCGGACTACCAGCTGTCGCTTGCGATCGGCAAGGAAGGGCAGAACGCCCGGCTCGCCGCCCGGCTGACCGGCTGGCGGATCGACATCCGTCCGGACACCGAACAGCCCGCCGAGCAGCCCGGGGAATAG
- a CDS encoding GNAT family N-acetyltransferase, whose translation MDLVIGPLDLPAHVDEALAVQAVAFGLGPDEVAVRRQIVLRHMTNPGARAFGATVGDRLVGFVYGMPNDRTHWWSTVVQPYLRAQGNEHWLDDSFVITELHVHPAHQNRGAGRALITTITDTAAEPRSILSAIDTESPARALYRSLGYRDLARSVLFPSAPRPYAVMGAPLPLLRR comes from the coding sequence ATGGACCTCGTCATCGGCCCCTTGGACCTTCCCGCCCATGTGGACGAGGCACTGGCCGTCCAAGCGGTCGCCTTCGGACTGGGCCCGGACGAGGTCGCCGTCCGCCGTCAGATCGTCCTGCGCCACATGACGAACCCCGGCGCGAGAGCCTTCGGCGCGACCGTCGGGGACAGACTCGTCGGCTTCGTCTACGGCATGCCCAACGACCGTACGCACTGGTGGTCCACGGTCGTCCAGCCCTACCTCCGCGCCCAGGGCAACGAGCACTGGCTGGACGACTCCTTCGTGATCACGGAGCTCCATGTCCACCCCGCCCACCAGAACCGCGGCGCGGGCCGAGCCCTGATCACCACGATCACCGACACCGCGGCCGAACCCCGCTCGATCCTCTCCGCCATCGACACCGAGAGCCCCGCCCGCGCCCTCTACCGCTCGCTGGGCTACCGGGACCTGGCCCGCAGCGTCCTCTTCCCCAGCGCCCCCCGCCCGTACGCGGTGATGGGCGCCCCGCTCCCCCTCCTGCGCCGGTAA
- the rbfA gene encoding 30S ribosome-binding factor RbfA, producing the protein MADNARAKRLADLIQQVVAQKLQRGIKDPRLGSHVTITDTRVTGDLREATVFYTVYGDDEERAAAAAGLESAKGILRSEVGRAAGVKFTPTLAFVADALPDNARTIDDLLDKARAADEKVREASAGAGYAGGADPYKKPGDEDETDDSA; encoded by the coding sequence GTGGCCGACAACGCGCGCGCCAAGAGGCTGGCGGACCTCATCCAGCAGGTGGTGGCTCAGAAGCTGCAGCGCGGGATCAAGGACCCGCGGCTCGGCTCCCACGTCACCATCACGGACACCCGGGTCACCGGTGACCTCAGGGAGGCGACCGTCTTCTACACCGTGTACGGGGACGACGAGGAGCGTGCGGCGGCGGCCGCCGGCCTGGAGAGCGCCAAGGGCATCCTGCGCTCCGAGGTGGGCCGCGCGGCGGGCGTGAAGTTCACGCCGACGCTGGCCTTCGTCGCCGACGCCCTGCCGGACAACGCCCGCACCATCGACGACCTCCTCGACAAGGCGCGCGCCGCCGACGAGAAGGTCCGCGAGGCGTCCGCGGGCGCCGGGTACGCGGGCGGGGCCGACCCGTACAAGAAGCCCGGTGACGAGGACGAGACGGACGACTCCGCCTGA
- a CDS encoding DUF503 domain-containing protein, which produces MYVGTLSFDLLLGDVHSLKEKRSVVRPIVAELQRKYAVSAAEVDNQDLHRRAKIGLAVVSGDAEHLTDVLDRCERLVAGRPEVELLSVRRRFHGEDD; this is translated from the coding sequence ATGTACGTGGGGACTCTGTCCTTCGACCTCCTCCTCGGCGACGTACATTCGCTGAAGGAGAAGCGCTCCGTCGTCCGTCCCATCGTCGCCGAGCTCCAGCGCAAGTACGCGGTGAGCGCGGCCGAGGTGGACAACCAGGATCTCCATCGCCGGGCCAAGATCGGCCTCGCCGTGGTCTCCGGTGACGCGGAGCACCTGACCGATGTGCTGGACCGGTGTGAACGGCTGGTCGCCGGCCGCCCCGAGGTGGAGCTGCTCTCGGTCAGACGCCGCTTCCACGGCGAAGACGACTGA
- the truB gene encoding tRNA pseudouridine(55) synthase TruB, which yields MNRKPTPPDGLVIVDKPSGFTSHDVVAKMRGIAKTRRVGHAGTLDPMATGVLVLGIEKATKLLGHLALTEKEYLGTIRLGQTTLTDDAEGEITGSTDASKVTRDAIDAGIAKLSGDIMQVPSKVSAIKIDGVRSYKRARDGEDFEIPARPVTVSSFSVYDVRDAVAEDGTPVLDLVVSVVCSSGTYIRALARDLGADLGVGGHLTALRRTRVGPYKLDAARTLDQLQQELSVMPIADAAAAAFPRWNVDAKRARLLLNGVRLEMPDEYACVGAVAVFDPEGRFLALVEEQKGKAKSLAVLG from the coding sequence ATGAACCGCAAGCCGACCCCGCCCGACGGCCTTGTCATCGTCGACAAGCCGTCGGGCTTCACCTCGCACGACGTCGTGGCCAAGATGCGGGGGATCGCGAAGACCCGCCGCGTCGGCCACGCCGGCACGCTCGACCCGATGGCGACGGGCGTCCTCGTCCTCGGCATCGAGAAGGCGACCAAGCTCCTGGGGCACCTCGCGCTCACCGAGAAGGAGTACCTGGGCACGATCCGGCTCGGCCAGACGACGCTGACGGACGACGCGGAGGGCGAGATCACGGGGTCCACGGACGCCTCGAAGGTCACCCGGGACGCGATCGACGCGGGCATCGCCAAGCTGAGCGGCGACATCATGCAGGTGCCGTCCAAGGTCAGCGCCATCAAGATCGACGGCGTCCGCTCCTACAAGCGGGCCCGCGACGGCGAGGACTTCGAGATCCCGGCCCGCCCCGTCACCGTCTCCTCCTTCTCGGTCTACGACGTCCGCGACGCCGTCGCCGAGGACGGCACCCCGGTCCTGGACCTGGTCGTGTCCGTCGTCTGCTCCTCCGGCACCTACATCCGGGCCCTCGCCCGCGACCTGGGCGCCGACCTCGGCGTCGGCGGCCACCTCACCGCCCTGCGCCGCACCCGCGTCGGCCCTTACAAGCTGGACGCGGCCAGGACGCTCGACCAGCTCCAGCAGGAGCTGAGCGTGATGCCGATCGCCGACGCGGCCGCCGCGGCGTTCCCCCGCTGGAACGTGGACGCCAAGCGGGCCCGGCTGCTCCTGAACGGCGTGCGCCTGGAGATGCCCGACGAGTACGCGTGCGTGGGCGCCGTGGCCGTCTTCGACCCCGAGGGCCGCTTCCTGGCCCTGGTGGAGGAGCAGAAGGGGAAGGCGAAGAGCCTGGCCGTGCTCGGCTGA
- the infB gene encoding translation initiation factor IF-2, with amino-acid sequence MAKVRVYELAKEFGVESKVVMAKLQELGEFVRSASSTIEAPVVRKLTDAFQGGGKPAPRKAAPRPAAPSPAQAARPGPAAPRPAAPKPPAAQTPAAPAAPAAPAASSAPAPAAPGPRPVPGPKPAPRPAPAAPEFTAPPAAPAAPAQSGPAQSGPRPASQGPRPGAPRPGGRPAPGQQDRGDRGDRGDRGQRPAAAQGPRPGGAGAPRPGGARPSGPRPGNNPFTSGGNAGMARPQAPRPQGAPRPGGPGGAPGAGPRPQGPGGQGGGPRPQAPGGARPSPGGMPRPQGAGPGGPRPGGPRPNPGMMPQRPAAGPRPGGGPGGRGPGGGGAGRPGGGRPGGGGGFAGRPAGPGGGARPGGGGGFAGRPGGGGPGGGGGGFGGGGGRPGFGGRPGGPGGRGGTQGAFGRPGGPARRGRKSKRQRRQEYEAMQAPSVGGVMLPRGNGETIRLSRGASLTDFAEKINANPASLVAVMMNLGEMVTATQSVSDETLQLLAGEMNYEVQIVSPEEEDRELLESFDIEFGEDEGDDEDLVVRPPVVTVMGHVDHGKTRLLDAIRKTNVIAGEAGGITQHIGAYQVATEVNEEERKITFIDTPGHEAFTAMRARGAKSTDIAILVVAANDGVMPQTVEALNHAKAADVPIVVAVNKIDVEGADPTKVRGQLTEFGLVAEEYGGDTMFVDISAKQGLNIDSLLEAVILTADASLDLRANPSQDAQGISIESRLDRGRGAVATVLVQRGTLRVGDTMVVGDAYGRVRAMLDDNGNNVAEAGPSTPVQVLGLTNVPGAGDNFLVVDEDRTARQIAEKRAARERNAAFAKRTRRFSLENLDAALKAGEVQQLNLIIKGDASGSVEALESSLLQLDVGEEVDIRVLHRGVGAVTESDIDLAMGSDAIVIGFNVRAAGRAAQMAEREGVDVRYYSVIYQAIEEIEAALKGMLKPEYEEVELGTAEIREIFKSSKLGNIAGVLIRSGEVKRNTKARLIRDGKVIAESLNIEGLRRFKDDVTEIREGFEGGINLGNFNDIKIDDVIATYEMREKPRV; translated from the coding sequence GTGGCTAAGGTCCGGGTATACGAACTCGCCAAGGAGTTCGGGGTGGAGAGCAAGGTCGTCATGGCCAAGCTCCAGGAACTCGGTGAATTCGTCCGTTCGGCGTCTTCGACCATCGAAGCGCCCGTTGTACGCAAGCTGACAGACGCCTTCCAGGGCGGCGGCAAGCCCGCCCCGCGCAAGGCGGCCCCCAGGCCCGCGGCGCCTTCCCCGGCGCAGGCGGCCCGTCCGGGTCCGGCCGCTCCGCGGCCGGCCGCCCCCAAGCCTCCCGCGGCCCAGACGCCCGCGGCTCCGGCTGCCCCGGCGGCTCCGGCCGCCTCGTCGGCCCCCGCGCCGGCTGCTCCCGGCCCGCGTCCGGTGCCGGGTCCCAAGCCCGCGCCGCGTCCGGCCCCGGCCGCCCCGGAGTTCACCGCTCCGCCGGCCGCCCCGGCCGCTCCCGCGCAGTCCGGTCCGGCGCAGTCCGGTCCGCGCCCGGCCTCCCAGGGACCGCGCCCCGGCGCGCCCCGTCCCGGTGGCCGTCCCGCGCCCGGTCAGCAGGACCGTGGTGACCGCGGCGACCGCGGTGACCGTGGTCAGCGTCCGGCCGCAGCGCAGGGTCCGCGCCCCGGTGGCGCCGGCGCCCCGCGTCCGGGCGGTGCCCGTCCCTCGGGTCCGCGTCCGGGCAACAACCCCTTCACCTCCGGCGGCAACGCCGGTATGGCGCGCCCGCAGGCGCCCCGTCCGCAGGGCGCACCGCGTCCCGGCGGCCCCGGTGGCGCTCCCGGCGCCGGTCCCCGTCCGCAGGGCCCCGGTGGCCAGGGCGGCGGTCCTCGTCCGCAGGCTCCGGGCGGCGCCCGTCCGAGCCCGGGCGGCATGCCTCGCCCGCAGGGTGCGGGCCCCGGCGGTCCGCGTCCGGGCGGCCCGCGTCCCAACCCCGGCATGATGCCGCAGCGTCCCGCTGCCGGCCCGCGTCCCGGCGGCGGCCCCGGCGGCCGCGGTCCGGGCGGCGGCGGTGCCGGTCGTCCCGGCGGCGGTCGTCCCGGTGGCGGCGGCGGCTTCGCCGGTCGTCCGGCCGGTCCCGGCGGCGGCGCCCGTCCCGGTGGCGGCGGCGGCTTCGCCGGTCGTCCCGGTGGCGGTGGCCCCGGCGGCGGTGGCGGCGGCTTCGGCGGCGGCGGTGGCCGTCCCGGCTTCGGCGGTCGTCCCGGCGGTCCGGGTGGCCGTGGTGGCACGCAGGGCGCCTTCGGTCGTCCCGGCGGTCCCGCGCGTCGCGGTCGCAAGTCGAAGCGGCAGAGGCGCCAGGAGTACGAGGCCATGCAGGCCCCGTCGGTCGGCGGCGTGATGCTGCCTCGCGGCAACGGCGAGACCATTCGCCTGTCGCGCGGTGCGTCCCTCACCGACTTCGCCGAGAAGATCAACGCCAACCCGGCGTCGCTCGTCGCGGTCATGATGAACCTCGGCGAGATGGTCACGGCCACGCAGTCCGTCTCCGACGAGACGCTGCAGCTCCTCGCGGGCGAGATGAACTACGAGGTTCAGATCGTCAGCCCCGAGGAGGAGGACCGCGAGCTGCTCGAGTCCTTCGACATCGAGTTCGGCGAGGACGAGGGCGACGACGAGGACCTGGTGGTCCGTCCGCCGGTCGTCACCGTCATGGGTCACGTCGACCACGGCAAGACCCGACTGCTCGACGCCATCCGCAAGACGAACGTCATCGCGGGCGAGGCCGGCGGCATCACCCAGCACATCGGTGCCTACCAGGTCGCGACCGAGGTCAACGAAGAAGAGCGCAAGATCACCTTCATCGACACCCCGGGTCACGAGGCGTTCACCGCCATGCGTGCCCGTGGTGCGAAGTCGACCGACATCGCGATCCTGGTCGTCGCGGCCAACGACGGCGTCATGCCGCAGACGGTCGAGGCGCTCAACCACGCCAAGGCGGCCGACGTCCCGATCGTCGTCGCGGTCAACAAGATCGACGTCGAGGGCGCCGACCCGACCAAGGTGCGCGGTCAGCTCACCGAGTTCGGTCTGGTGGCCGAGGAGTACGGCGGCGACACCATGTTCGTCGACATCTCCGCCAAGCAGGGTCTGAACATCGACTCGCTGCTGGAGGCCGTGATCCTCACGGCCGACGCCTCGCTCGACCTGCGGGCCAACCCCAGCCAGGACGCGCAGGGCATCTCGATCGAGTCCCGTCTCGACCGCGGCCGTGGCGCCGTGGCGACGGTCCTCGTCCAGCGAGGCACGCTGCGGGTCGGCGACACGATGGTCGTGGGCGACGCCTACGGTCGTGTGCGCGCCATGCTCGACGACAACGGCAACAACGTCGCCGAGGCCGGCCCGTCGACGCCGGTCCAGGTCCTGGGCCTGACCAACGTCCCGGGTGCGGGCGACAACTTCCTCGTCGTCGACGAGGACCGCACCGCCCGCCAGATCGCCGAGAAGCGTGCGGCCCGCGAGCGCAACGCCGCCTTCGCCAAGCGCACGCGCAGGTTCTCCCTGGAGAACCTGGACGCCGCCCTGAAGGCCGGCGAGGTCCAGCAGCTGAACCTGATCATCAAGGGTGACGCTTCCGGTTCGGTGGAGGCCCTCGAGTCCTCCCTGCTCCAGCTGGACGTCGGCGAAGAGGTCGACATCCGCGTCCTGCACCGCGGTGTCGGTGCGGTCACGGAGTCCGACATCGACCTGGCGATGGGCTCGGACGCCATCGTGATCGGCTTCAACGTCCGTGCGGCCGGTCGTGCCGCGCAGATGGCCGAACGCGAGGGTGTGGACGTCCGGTACTACTCGGTCATCTACCAGGCGATCGAGGAGATCGAGGCGGCCCTGAAGGGCATGCTGAAGCCGGAGTACGAGGAGGTCGAGCTCGGCACGGCGGAGATCCGCGAGATCTTCAAGTCGTCCAAGCTGGGCAACATCGCCGGTGTCCTCATCCGCTCGGGCGAGGTCAAGCGCAACACCAAGGCCCGACTCATCCGCGACGGCAAGGTCATCGCAGAGAGCCTCAACATCGAGGGCCTGCGTCGCTTCAAGGACGACGTCACCGAGATCCGCGAAGGGTTCGAGGGCGGTATCAACCTCGGCAACTTCAACGACATCAAGATCGACGACGTCATCGCGACGTACGAGATGCGGGAGAAGCCCCGCGTGTAA
- the rimP gene encoding ribosome maturation factor RimP has translation MSTTQSERLRELLEPLVASQGLDLEEITVDSVGRKRVLSVVVDSDTGADLDRIADVSRALSAKLDETDAMGEGEYTLEVGTPGAERALTEHRHYVRATDRLVRFQLTEGGELVARILKVDDEGLDVEVLGVKGRKATARRLAFGDIDKARVQVEFNRKDKHDEHDDNDDNDENEKEEEA, from the coding sequence ATGAGCACCACCCAGAGCGAGAGGCTGCGAGAGCTCCTGGAACCGCTCGTCGCCTCCCAGGGACTGGATCTCGAAGAGATCACCGTGGACTCCGTCGGACGCAAGCGGGTGCTGAGCGTCGTCGTCGACTCCGACACCGGAGCGGACCTGGACAGAATCGCCGATGTGAGCCGCGCGCTCTCGGCGAAGCTCGACGAGACGGACGCGATGGGCGAGGGCGAGTACACCCTCGAGGTCGGCACCCCGGGCGCGGAACGCGCCCTCACCGAGCACCGGCACTATGTGCGCGCCACGGACCGGCTGGTGCGGTTCCAGCTGACCGAGGGCGGCGAGCTGGTCGCCCGGATCCTGAAGGTCGACGACGAGGGGCTCGACGTCGAGGTGCTGGGCGTGAAGGGCCGCAAGGCCACCGCCCGCAGACTCGCCTTCGGTGACATCGACAAGGCGCGCGTGCAGGTCGAGTTCAACCGCAAGGACAAGCACGACGAGCACGACGACAACGACGACAACGACGAGAACGAGAAGGAAGAGGAGGCGTAG
- a CDS encoding ferritin-like domain-containing protein, with translation MSEETSAELTALQAALAAEHAAVYGYGVVGGRIGAERRTEARAAYDAHRARRDALVRVVRGVGAEPVAASAGYALPFAVADAVAAVRLAAELEDRVAGVYSDLVRAATGARRRDAAAALREAAVRAVRWRGGSVAFPGLAERSGTTGTNPAAAGAGAGASGTPTA, from the coding sequence ATGAGCGAGGAGACGAGCGCGGAGCTGACGGCGCTCCAGGCGGCGCTGGCCGCCGAACACGCCGCGGTGTACGGGTACGGCGTCGTCGGCGGGCGCATCGGAGCGGAGCGGCGCACGGAAGCGCGGGCGGCGTACGACGCGCACCGGGCGCGTCGGGACGCGCTGGTGCGCGTCGTGCGCGGCGTGGGCGCCGAGCCGGTCGCCGCGAGCGCCGGGTACGCGCTGCCGTTCGCGGTCGCGGACGCCGTCGCGGCGGTCCGGCTCGCCGCCGAGCTGGAGGACCGCGTGGCCGGGGTGTACTCCGACCTGGTGCGCGCGGCCACCGGGGCGCGGCGCCGGGACGCGGCGGCGGCGCTGCGGGAGGCGGCGGTCCGCGCCGTGCGCTGGCGCGGTGGGAGCGTAGCCTTCCCTGGTCTCGCGGAACGGTCCGGTACGACCGGTACGAATCCGGCCGCGGCAGGAGCCGGGGCAGGGGCTTCGGGGACACCGACCGCTTGA
- a CDS encoding aminoglycoside phosphotransferase family protein, translated as MAFEPPQRLVRALGETAPDGDDWLEKLPEAARQAVDLRELTVDRVQVPGGRSSLVVLVRRADGTPAVLKLAPPRFRPEAERAALAHWDGLGAVQLLEGPETAGVLLLERLHPDVSVRSLAEAKALLEAAGTLRRLWVEPPAGQVFETVAERTGRQAEAMRGTAVGSDVGVLVDAALSAREELVGTAPEVRLLHGTFRQSKVLAGERTPWLAVGPDPVVGECAFDLARLVRDRVEDLIASPSGASITRRRVRKLAESLELDPERVRGWTLFRAVESGVRALRVGRARDAELLLEFAGWL; from the coding sequence ATGGCTTTCGAACCGCCGCAGCGTCTGGTGAGGGCGCTCGGTGAGACGGCACCGGACGGTGACGACTGGTTGGAGAAGCTGCCGGAGGCGGCCCGACAGGCCGTGGATCTACGCGAGTTGACCGTGGACCGGGTGCAGGTGCCGGGCGGCCGGAGCAGCCTGGTCGTGCTCGTGCGGCGTGCGGACGGGACCCCGGCCGTGCTGAAGCTGGCCCCGCCCCGGTTCCGGCCCGAGGCCGAGCGGGCCGCGCTGGCGCACTGGGACGGCCTGGGCGCCGTCCAGTTGCTGGAGGGCCCGGAGACGGCTGGGGTGCTGCTGCTCGAACGGCTGCATCCCGATGTGTCGGTGCGCTCGCTCGCGGAGGCGAAGGCGCTGCTGGAGGCGGCGGGGACGCTGCGGCGGCTGTGGGTGGAGCCGCCGGCCGGGCAGGTCTTCGAGACCGTGGCCGAGCGGACCGGCCGGCAGGCCGAGGCGATGCGGGGGACCGCCGTCGGCTCCGACGTGGGTGTGCTGGTGGACGCGGCGCTCTCCGCCCGTGAGGAGCTGGTGGGGACGGCGCCCGAGGTGCGGTTGCTGCACGGGACGTTTCGGCAGAGCAAGGTGCTGGCGGGCGAGCGGACGCCGTGGCTGGCGGTGGGGCCGGATCCGGTGGTCGGTGAGTGCGCGTTCGATCTGGCGCGGCTGGTGCGGGACCGGGTGGAGGATCTGATCGCCTCGCCGTCGGGGGCGTCGATCACGCGACGGCGGGTGCGGAAGCTGGCGGAGTCGTTGGAGCTGGATCCTGAGCGGGTGCGGGGGTGGACGCTTTTCCGGGCGGTGGAGTCGGGGGTTCGTGCCCTTCGGGTGGGCCGGGCTCGGGATGCCGAACTGCTGCTGGAGTTCGCCGGGTGGCTTTAG